One region of Thiorhodovibrio frisius genomic DNA includes:
- a CDS encoding glycosyltransferase: protein MAISTPDKTQVSFISNLYEDSLKSFPQVHFFDRAFLLLKDIASSSKNQKLKRKAANQAIQTIVQKRKFNLPEEEEILASWENSEELMVTIICTAFNHGKYIADAINGFIFQKTKYSYEIIIHDDASTDTTPDVILEYQQKYPNLIRPILQKENIHSKGKKPVLECLKIAKGKYIANCDGDDFWIMDNKIESQVSILENNSNAFFCYHQTIFMHEDHEEANFKVLDRITAQTERYEIDYKNKNRVILRKIDLPRASTRMFRNKKLPYDYVINKVLAGDQIHASASALLGEVIEIKNFPGSVFRKNNESTWTPLHKNLRTIYSFSVQAWLSILYYEMGYPQYAFYFYNRAKSGLTSVNKLLDSFDGCGHYIKHVHEAIEILNSHDYRNVIERKYFCIGRNDTGTTALKKAFAQLGFAVGDQRAAIALADQHYYGGNFSEIILYCRSAQVFQDAPFSFPETFKHLDAAYKNSKFVLTVCDDAEQWYKSLIRRHSKIYGKEGNIPTAENLKTANYYRKGWAYHIVKFYGTSDKDPYNKKTLIDHYNKYNQDVINYFKERSNDLLVLNLAEAGSYKKFVEFVGVKSPFYAFPHEK, encoded by the coding sequence ATGGCTATTTCTACTCCAGATAAAACCCAAGTTTCTTTCATATCTAATTTATATGAAGATAGCTTGAAGAGTTTTCCTCAGGTACATTTTTTTGATCGGGCTTTTTTGCTTTTAAAAGATATAGCGTCTTCTAGTAAAAATCAAAAACTAAAAAGAAAAGCTGCAAATCAAGCAATACAAACTATTGTCCAGAAAAGAAAGTTTAATTTGCCGGAGGAAGAGGAGATTTTGGCATCATGGGAAAATAGTGAAGAGTTGATGGTTACAATTATATGCACCGCATTTAACCATGGTAAATATATTGCAGATGCAATTAATGGATTTATTTTCCAAAAAACAAAATATTCATATGAAATAATTATCCATGACGATGCGTCAACAGATACTACACCTGATGTCATACTTGAGTATCAGCAAAAATATCCGAATTTAATTAGACCAATCTTACAAAAAGAAAATATTCACTCGAAAGGTAAAAAGCCAGTTCTTGAATGCCTGAAGATTGCTAAAGGAAAATATATTGCAAATTGTGATGGAGATGATTTTTGGATTATGGATAACAAAATAGAATCTCAGGTATCTATTTTAGAGAACAATTCAAATGCTTTTTTTTGTTACCACCAAACTATCTTCATGCATGAAGATCATGAAGAAGCAAACTTTAAGGTTCTTGATCGAATAACCGCTCAGACTGAAAGATATGAAATTGATTATAAAAATAAAAATCGCGTGATTTTAAGAAAAATAGATTTACCGCGCGCATCAACAAGAATGTTCAGAAACAAAAAATTGCCATATGATTATGTAATAAATAAAGTGTTGGCTGGCGACCAAATTCACGCGTCTGCCTCTGCATTGCTAGGAGAAGTTATAGAGATCAAAAATTTTCCTGGAAGTGTTTTTAGAAAAAATAACGAAAGTACATGGACGCCTTTGCATAAGAATCTGCGAACCATTTATTCTTTTTCAGTTCAAGCTTGGTTGAGTATTCTTTACTACGAAATGGGGTATCCACAGTATGCGTTTTATTTTTATAATCGAGCAAAATCAGGTTTGACATCAGTAAACAAGTTGTTAGATAGTTTCGATGGATGCGGTCACTATATAAAGCATGTTCATGAAGCCATTGAGATTTTGAATAGCCACGATTATCGTAACGTCATCGAAAGAAAATACTTTTGTATTGGCAGAAATGATACAGGCACTACTGCATTAAAAAAAGCGTTTGCCCAACTAGGCTTTGCTGTTGGAGATCAAAGGGCCGCTATAGCTTTAGCTGATCAGCACTATTATGGGGGAAATTTCTCAGAGATTATACTTTACTGCCGTTCTGCACAAGTTTTTCAAGATGCACCGTTCAGTTTTCCAGAAACATTTAAACATTTAGACGCCGCTTACAAAAACAGCAAATTTGTTTTAACGGTATGTGATGATGCCGAGCAATGGTATAAAAGCTTAATTCGTCGTCATTCTAAGATTTACGGAAAAGAAGGCAATATTCCTACTGCTGAGAATTTAAAAACCGCAAATTACTATAGAAAAGGATGGGCTTATCATATTGTTAAATTTTATGGAACAAGTGATAAAGACCCTTACAACAAAAAAACTCTAATTGATCACTATAATAAATACAACCAAGATGTAATTAATTATTTCAAAGAGCGCTCTAACGACCTTTTAGTGCTCAATTTGGCTGAAGCGGGTAGCTATAAAAAATTTGTCGAATTTGTGGGTGTTAAATCACCTTTTTATGCCTTCCCTCATGAAAAATGA
- a CDS encoding transposase: MLREFSQIRKRYWGRHVWARGYFCRSSGQVTDVIIKAYISNQCHDHDASFSVEGEASPEGEPPST; the protein is encoded by the coding sequence TTGTTGCGAGAATTTTCCCAGATTCGAAAACGCTATTGGGGACGTCATGTCTGGGCGCGTGGCTATTTCTGCCGTAGCAGCGGGCAGGTGACGGACGTGATTATCAAAGCGTATATTTCCAACCAGTGCCATGACCACGATGCCAGCTTCTCCGTTGAAGGGGAGGCTTCCCCGGAGGGGGAGCCCCCTTCGACTTAA
- a CDS encoding sulfotransferase family protein, protein MSLFFLMCSERSGSNFVSKLLNGHSNICSPSTKHIINPVARNLFRYERLNKPSNWNELLCDMNELMSVRFSVWKKTFSIDDLHELASPGDIKTLLQNIFLEEAKANGKQHVFIKENQVYEFLPFLLVHFPESKYLYQVRDPRDMALSWKKNPDHRGGIVMAAKQWKKDQQQSMKNYYLLKNQNKAHFVKYEALTKNNKEEVKKIIKFLGLPFDESVFKFHEDELTKENADMQKAWSNLSLGVIKNNSQKYASELSFEEISIVEKICYFEMKHLEYPIETDFKSLDLITEQVINDFHRCEIEKLDYSPSEGVVGNMHAKAKLYQR, encoded by the coding sequence ATGTCATTGTTTTTTTTAATGTGTTCGGAGCGATCAGGAAGCAACTTTGTTTCAAAATTACTAAATGGCCATTCAAATATTTGTAGCCCATCGACAAAGCACATTATAAATCCCGTTGCTCGAAATTTATTTCGTTATGAGAGACTGAATAAACCTTCTAATTGGAATGAGCTTCTTTGTGATATGAATGAACTTATGTCAGTACGCTTCTCTGTCTGGAAGAAAACGTTTTCTATAGATGATCTTCATGAACTGGCATCCCCGGGAGATATAAAAACGCTTCTCCAGAACATATTTCTTGAAGAAGCGAAAGCCAATGGAAAACAACACGTTTTCATCAAAGAAAACCAGGTATATGAATTTTTGCCATTCTTATTGGTGCATTTCCCTGAGTCTAAGTATTTATACCAAGTTCGAGATCCAAGAGATATGGCGCTTTCTTGGAAAAAAAATCCCGATCACAGGGGCGGGATCGTAATGGCTGCGAAACAGTGGAAAAAAGATCAGCAGCAGAGCATGAAGAATTATTATTTACTAAAAAATCAAAATAAGGCTCACTTTGTAAAATATGAAGCCCTAACCAAAAACAATAAAGAAGAAGTTAAGAAAATTATTAAGTTTTTGGGGTTGCCTTTTGATGAAAGCGTATTTAAATTTCATGAAGATGAATTGACGAAGGAAAATGCTGACATGCAAAAAGCATGGAGTAATCTTTCTCTAGGAGTTATTAAAAACAACAGTCAAAAATATGCATCGGAACTATCTTTTGAAGAAATTTCTATAGTCGAAAAAATTTGTTATTTTGAAATGAAGCATCTGGAGTACCCCATAGAAACTGATTTTAAGAGTCTTGATTTAATTACAGAGCAGGTAATTAATGATTTTCACCGTTGCGAAATAGAAAAGCTTGATTATTCTCCTTCGGAAGGTGTTGTAGGCAATATGCATGCAAAAGCAAAATTATATCAGAGATAA
- a CDS encoding DegT/DnrJ/EryC1/StrS family aminotransferase produces the protein MLAEIWESRRLSNAGPLHQQLESALAEYLGVPYVCLFANGTLALLTALQALRLNGEVITTPYSFVATTHALWWNNIKPVFVDIEPDYCQLDPERIESAITPQTTALLPVHVYGYPAPVAAYQTIADHYGLALIYDAAHAFGVRQQGISVLTHGDLSILSFHATKVFNTFEGGAIICHDQRTKTRIDFLKNFGFSGEIRVVAPGINAKMNEFQAGLGLLQLKHLDAALAARRTLAARYRELLGDIPGISCLHPAEDLDYNEAYFPIFVDAARYGKSRDDLYDHLKSYNYFCRRYFYPLIASFNSYRDLPSASAENLPIAFAKAEQVICLPIYPDLEVEHVENIAAIVRNFARG, from the coding sequence ATGCTTGCCGAGATATGGGAAAGCCGCCGCTTGTCCAATGCCGGGCCGCTGCACCAGCAACTCGAATCTGCCCTGGCCGAGTACTTGGGCGTGCCCTATGTTTGCCTGTTCGCCAACGGCACCCTGGCGCTGCTCACCGCCCTGCAAGCCCTGCGCTTAAACGGCGAGGTCATCACTACCCCCTACAGCTTCGTCGCCACCACTCATGCGCTCTGGTGGAACAACATCAAGCCGGTGTTCGTCGATATCGAGCCGGACTACTGCCAGCTCGACCCGGAACGCATTGAAAGCGCCATCACCCCCCAGACCACCGCGCTGCTGCCGGTGCATGTCTATGGCTACCCGGCACCGGTCGCGGCCTATCAGACCATCGCCGATCACTATGGCCTGGCACTCATCTACGACGCCGCCCATGCCTTTGGCGTGCGTCAGCAGGGCATCTCGGTGCTCACTCACGGTGATCTCAGCATCCTGAGCTTTCATGCCACCAAGGTCTTCAACACCTTCGAGGGCGGCGCCATCATCTGCCACGATCAGCGCACCAAGACCCGCATCGACTTTCTCAAAAACTTCGGTTTCTCCGGCGAAATCCGCGTCGTCGCCCCCGGCATCAACGCCAAGATGAACGAATTCCAGGCCGGCCTCGGGCTGCTGCAACTCAAGCACCTCGACGCCGCGCTGGCCGCCCGCCGCACCCTGGCCGCGCGCTATCGGGAATTGCTCGGCGACATTCCCGGCATCAGCTGCCTGCACCCCGCCGAGGATTTGGACTACAACGAGGCCTATTTCCCCATCTTCGTCGATGCAGCGCGCTACGGCAAAAGTCGCGATGACCTCTACGACCACCTGAAAAGCTATAACTACTTTTGTCGGCGTTATTTCTACCCGCTGATTGCCAGCTTCAACAGCTACAGAGATCTACCAAGCGCGAGTGCCGAAAATCTCCCGATCGCCTTTGCCAAGGCCGAGCAGGTCATCTGCCTGCCGATCTATCCAGATTTAGAGGTCGAGCATGTGGAGAATATCGCCGCGATAGTGCGAAACTTTGCGCGTGGTTGA
- a CDS encoding nucleotidyltransferase family protein gives MRLTNEQCQSIERLAHEWLGQWVRVQVFGSRLNDAACGGDVDLLVQADHPVSVAQKAELGWRMEQALGLPVDLAVIDPEGPRTAFQHLALASAQDLMPAAAF, from the coding sequence ATGCGCTTGACTAATGAACAGTGCCAATCCATTGAGCGCTTGGCGCATGAGTGGCTTGGGCAATGGGTGCGCGTACAGGTTTTTGGTTCGCGCCTGAACGATGCTGCCTGCGGCGGTGATGTCGATTTGCTGGTGCAAGCCGATCATCCCGTTTCCGTGGCGCAAAAGGCGGAGCTTGGCTGGCGGATGGAACAGGCGCTGGGTTTGCCGGTGGATCTTGCGGTGATTGATCCCGAAGGGCCGCGCACGGCTTTTCAGCACCTGGCACTGGCCAGCGCCCAAGACCTCATGCCCGCGGCGGCGTTCTAA
- a CDS encoding AbrB/MazE/SpoVT family DNA-binding domain-containing protein → MSTVTVTLSNDGQIFIPKPIRDQLHWEGGRALILETTATGISLRIHPANQPQRLESLRGFLKQDRFPLSTEELCAPVDVTTDWDAAEQRNQ, encoded by the coding sequence ATGTCCACAGTGACCGTCACTTTGTCGAACGATGGACAAATTTTCATTCCCAAACCAATCCGCGATCAATTACATTGGGAAGGTGGTCGTGCGTTGATCCTGGAAACCACGGCAACCGGGATCAGCCTTCGTATTCACCCGGCGAATCAACCACAACGGCTGGAATCGCTCCGAGGTTTTCTCAAACAGGATCGGTTTCCTTTATCGACTGAGGAGCTGTGCGCCCCGGTTGATGTCACCACCGACTGGGATGCCGCAGAGCAGCGGAACCAATGA
- a CDS encoding type II toxin-antitoxin system VapC family toxin produces MIAFDTNMLVRLVVDDDPQQADLAERLLREHRVWISRTVLLETEWVLRSRYRITAELEDTESVAKALSWYGQGADFADALHLAVCGDIELHTFDRDFCKAARSSGQVTSVRVWSREESFSDQ; encoded by the coding sequence ATGATCGCATTCGATACCAACATGCTGGTGCGCTTGGTCGTTGATGATGATCCGCAACAGGCCGATCTTGCCGAACGGCTTCTCCGCGAGCATCGGGTGTGGATCTCGCGCACCGTCCTGTTGGAAACCGAGTGGGTGCTGCGTTCCCGTTATCGGATTACCGCCGAGCTGGAAGATACGGAATCCGTTGCTAAGGCCTTGTCATGGTATGGTCAAGGGGCTGATTTTGCCGACGCGCTGCACTTGGCTGTCTGTGGGGACATCGAATTGCATACATTTGACCGTGACTTTTGCAAAGCCGCGCGGTCGAGTGGACAAGTCACCAGCGTGCGCGTGTGGAGCCGCGAAGAATCATTCAGCGATCAGTGA
- a CDS encoding nucleotidyltransferase family protein has product MRLTAEQCQSIECLTHEWLGQWVRVQVFGSRLNDAARGGDVDLLVQADHPVSVAQKAELGWRLEQALGLPVDLVVIDPEGPRTAFQHLALASAQDLMPAAGP; this is encoded by the coding sequence ATGCGTTTGACGGCTGAACAATGCCAGTCCATTGAGTGCTTGACGCATGAGTGGCTCGGGCAATGGGTGCGCGTACAGGTTTTTGGTTCGCGCCTGAACGATGCTGCCCGCGGCGGTGATGTCGATTTGCTGGTGCAAGCCGATCATCCCGTTTCCGTGGCGCAAAAGGCGGAGCTTGGCTGGCGGCTGGAACAGGCGCTGGGTTTGCCGGTGGATCTTGTGGTGATTGATCCCGAAGGGCCACGCACGGCCTTTCAGCACCTGGCACTGGCCAGCGCCCAGGATCTCATGCCTGCGGCGGGGCCTTAA
- a CDS encoding sulfotransferase translates to MDSNDFQKRAAPLVLSHKAYNKLFCIGYNKTGTTTMAAILKRYGLKLPRQAGQEIRLSRQTFATNYAPLKDFVGKFDAFQDMPFSQGEVYAVCDALFPDSKFILTERDSEEWFNSLCRFHQKVFKISDLGGGDGK, encoded by the coding sequence ATGGACAGCAACGACTTCCAAAAACGCGCCGCACCGCTGGTGCTCAGCCACAAAGCTTACAATAAGCTGTTTTGCATCGGCTACAACAAGACCGGCACGACGACCATGGCGGCGATTCTGAAGCGCTATGGATTGAAGCTGCCCAGGCAGGCCGGGCAGGAGATTCGCCTGAGCCGTCAGACCTTTGCCACCAACTATGCGCCCCTCAAGGACTTCGTTGGCAAATTCGACGCCTTTCAGGACATGCCTTTCTCTCAAGGCGAAGTCTATGCCGTCTGCGATGCGCTGTTTCCGGACAGCAAGTTCATCCTGACCGAGCGGGATTCAGAAGAGTGGTTTAACTCGCTTTGTCGCTTCCATCAAAAAGTATTCAAAATCAGTGACTTGGGGGGGGGTGACGGAAAGTGA
- a CDS encoding sulfotransferase family protein → MTESDFNKNIRYLYPGYTYNNAVRHVAQFHTGAEPPLIDFKKLYDPEVRIKDYEDRNARIKKYFMNAPEKLLVIDITKEETTRKICDFLGIPEGLVIPVPHLNKT, encoded by the coding sequence GTGACGGAAAGTGACTTCAATAAAAACATCCGCTATCTGTACCCAGGCTACACCTACAACAACGCCGTGCGGCATGTCGCCCAATTTCATACCGGCGCCGAGCCGCCGCTGATCGACTTCAAAAAGCTCTATGATCCTGAAGTGCGCATCAAGGATTATGAAGATCGCAATGCGCGGATCAAGAAGTATTTCATGAACGCACCGGAGAAACTGCTGGTGATTGATATCACGAAAGAAGAAACGACGCGGAAGATTTGTGATTTTCTGGGGATACCGGAGGGGTTAGTGATTCCAGTGCCGCATTTGAATAAGACATAA
- a CDS encoding ATP-grasp domain-containing protein, with protein MKKKTILFLGAAPTQVPPIRYAREQGHHIITCDYLPNNPGHKIADEWFNVSTTDMDVVLQLAKSKRIDGIVAYASDPAAPTAAYVAEKLGLPGNPYESVLTLQRKDLFRRFLKENQFNVPVSKSFSDTEKNIAKDWASGLKLPIFVKPVDSSGSKGVTEVKDFSLYDQAFDHALHYSRAKKVVIEEKIIKKGHQVAGDGFIVDGRLAFRCWANENFDSLCNGLVPIGQTFPTTHALELQEVAHTETQRLLDLLGMKQGALNFDFVFSDQDEFYFLELGPRNGGCKIPEVIKYATGVDLIKYTVDAALGLDCSALKPTPANGYWSSYMVHAIENGCFKEIYLSDRARRCIVEQDIYVTKGDAVKMFSGSNDTLGEMIMQFSSNSEMQEMISAMEKDIKVILE; from the coding sequence ATGAAAAAAAAGACGATTTTGTTTCTTGGTGCAGCTCCGACTCAGGTTCCACCAATTCGATATGCGCGCGAACAAGGGCACCATATAATAACCTGTGATTATTTGCCCAATAATCCTGGCCACAAAATTGCTGATGAATGGTTCAATGTCAGTACAACTGACATGGATGTGGTATTACAACTCGCAAAAAGTAAGCGGATAGATGGGATTGTAGCTTATGCTTCGGATCCTGCTGCTCCGACAGCCGCTTATGTTGCTGAAAAATTAGGTTTGCCCGGTAATCCCTACGAATCTGTTCTAACGTTGCAGCGCAAAGACTTGTTTCGTCGATTTTTAAAAGAAAATCAGTTTAATGTTCCTGTTTCAAAATCATTCTCGGATACTGAAAAAAACATTGCAAAAGACTGGGCTTCCGGATTGAAATTACCAATTTTTGTAAAGCCTGTCGATTCATCTGGAAGCAAAGGAGTCACGGAAGTCAAAGATTTTTCGCTTTATGATCAAGCTTTTGATCACGCACTACATTATTCTCGTGCAAAAAAGGTAGTCATTGAAGAAAAAATCATCAAAAAAGGCCATCAAGTGGCAGGAGACGGCTTTATAGTAGATGGTCGCCTCGCATTTCGCTGCTGGGCAAATGAGAATTTTGATTCTCTTTGTAATGGCTTGGTTCCAATTGGCCAAACATTTCCTACAACACATGCACTTGAACTTCAAGAAGTTGCGCACACTGAGACTCAACGATTGCTTGATCTGTTGGGAATGAAGCAAGGAGCTTTGAATTTTGATTTTGTCTTTTCCGATCAAGATGAGTTTTATTTCTTGGAGTTAGGGCCGCGCAATGGAGGCTGTAAAATCCCAGAAGTTATCAAGTATGCAACTGGCGTCGATTTGATAAAATATACAGTCGATGCGGCTTTGGGGCTCGATTGTTCAGCGTTGAAACCAACACCGGCAAATGGGTATTGGTCTAGCTATATGGTTCATGCAATCGAAAACGGCTGCTTTAAAGAGATTTATCTATCAGATCGTGCCAGACGCTGCATTGTCGAACAGGACATCTATGTTACTAAAGGCGATGCTGTAAAAATGTTTTCAGGGTCAAACGACACTTTGGGTGAAATGATTATGCAATTTTCCAGCAATAGTGAAATGCAAGAAATGATTAGCGCAATGGAAAAAGATATCAAGGTTATCCTTGAGTAA
- a CDS encoding sulfotransferase — MNTEPNSITARTALFSRNVALETLLKDLNATLWQSEQAYLAEPVPPSHPIILVMGPMRSGTTLFMQWLANTGLVAYPTNLLSRFYQAPIIGAKIQLLLTDPRYNFRNELGEFLQQIAYHSENGKTQGVLAPNEFWYFWRRFLPEPSRDVWLDDELRQGMDIRTLLAELAGLITVFQKPFATKAMLFNYNIPFLDALFDQVLFIHIQRDPVANVASVLDARKRQLGSETAWYSFKIPEYEELRTLDPIPQVAGQVLAINRAVTSGLEDVAEHRKLNVDYEAFCADPKSFYDQIVLKLGMQAAVSPYSGRTSYTVSRLDDLPNRSAIQRAVKEYVGEVGGTLS; from the coding sequence ATGAACACAGAACCCAACAGCATCACCGCACGAACCGCGCTCTTTTCAAGGAATGTCGCACTGGAGACCCTGCTGAAAGACCTCAATGCCACCCTATGGCAGTCAGAGCAGGCCTATCTTGCCGAACCGGTGCCGCCATCACACCCCATCATCCTGGTAATGGGCCCGATGCGCAGCGGAACCACCCTGTTCATGCAATGGCTGGCCAACACCGGCTTAGTCGCCTATCCCACCAACTTGCTCTCCCGCTTCTATCAAGCGCCCATCATCGGCGCTAAAATCCAACTGTTGCTGACCGATCCGCGCTACAACTTTCGCAATGAGCTGGGAGAATTCCTCCAGCAGATCGCCTATCACTCCGAAAACGGCAAGACCCAAGGCGTGCTGGCCCCCAACGAATTTTGGTATTTCTGGCGTCGGTTCCTGCCCGAGCCCAGCCGCGATGTCTGGCTCGACGACGAACTCCGTCAAGGCATGGACATCCGCACCCTGCTGGCCGAACTCGCCGGCCTCATAACGGTGTTCCAAAAACCCTTCGCCACCAAGGCGATGCTATTCAATTACAATATTCCCTTCCTCGATGCGCTGTTCGACCAAGTGCTCTTCATCCACATCCAGCGCGACCCTGTCGCCAATGTCGCCTCCGTCCTCGACGCCCGCAAGCGTCAATTGGGCAGCGAAACCGCTTGGTACTCGTTCAAGATCCCCGAATACGAGGAACTGCGCACGCTCGACCCCATCCCCCAAGTCGCCGGCCAAGTGCTGGCCATCAACCGCGCCGTCACATCCGGTCTTGAAGACGTGGCCGAGCACCGAAAGCTAAACGTGGATTATGAGGCGTTTTGCGCTGACCCCAAGTCATTTTATGACCAGATTGTTTTAAAGCTCGGTATGCAAGCCGCTGTCAGTCCATACTCTGGGCGGACGTCTTACACTGTATCTCGTTTAGACGATCTTCCAAATCGATCAGCGATTCAACGGGCGGTTAAGGAATATGTCGGCGAAGTAGGCGGTACTCTTTCATGA